AACGCCACTTAGACGATACCTTTTTAACCTCGTTAGCTACCTTCGTAAAAGGTGGCGGCAAGCTTACTGCTGCAAGACAATTAAGTTCCGATTCAGCCGAAGCCTATATTCGCACCTTAGCCGACGGCCAACCTTTTGCGCCCCAATTACATACCTATATAGCCGAGCTCGTCGACATGTTTATCTGCTTGTTTGAGGCTAATACCATTGGTTTTAGGTTATCAACATTAGACAAGGCCATGTGCCCTCGTTTTCATGTTGATAGAGTATCTTGCCGTTTAGTGACCACCTTTGTTGGACCGGGCAGCCAGTGGCTAGAACACGATAACACCGACCGCACAATGCTAGGCCACAAAAGCGGCGCATTAACCGATGACCATTCGGGTTTATATCGTACAGCACAAG
The nucleotide sequence above comes from Alteromonas naphthalenivorans. Encoded proteins:
- a CDS encoding DUF1826 domain-containing protein encodes the protein MAQALAANPLTESPPTTDKRIKKSSTSVEPIVLTDIYNDECNIAIWQRHLDDTFLTSLATFVKGGGKLTAARQLSSDSAEAYIRTLADGQPFAPQLHTYIAELVDMFICLFEANTIGFRLSTLDKAMCPRFHVDRVSCRLVTTFVGPGSQWLEHDNTDRTMLGHKSGALTDDHSGLYRTAQDIQTLETGDVAILKGELWQGNENAGIVHRSPPVSSSQPRVVMTLDLID